In Bubalus kerabau isolate K-KA32 ecotype Philippines breed swamp buffalo chromosome 4, PCC_UOA_SB_1v2, whole genome shotgun sequence, one DNA window encodes the following:
- the SLC16A11 gene encoding monocarboxylate transporter 11 isoform X1 — protein sequence MTPKPTGPPDGGWGWVVAAAGFAVNGLSYGVLRSLGLAFPDFAEYFDRNAQETAWVSALALAVQQAASEEGPRGPVGSALSTRWGARPVVMVGGVLTSLGFVFSAFAHSLLHLYLGLGVLAGSGWALVFAPALGTVSRYFSRRRVLAVGLALTGNGASSLLLAPALQLLLDNFGWRGALLLLGAVTLHLIPCGALLRPLALPGDPLVLPRSPLAALGLGLFRRRAFLVLTLGTALVGVGYFIPYVHLAPHALDRGLGGYAAALVVAAAAVGDIGARLLCGWLADQGWVPLPRLLTIFGALTGLGLLAVGLVPVMGNEDSWGGPLLAAAGVYGLSAGSYAPLIFCVLPELVGIGNVVQATGLVMMLLSLGGLLGPPLSGFLRDETGDFTASFLMCGSFVLSGSFVYLGLPKALPSCRQASRPGTPPPEMGELLPVPQVALLSPGDPHSTLDTTC from the exons GCCTCGCCTTCCCTGACTTCGCGGAGTATTTTGACCGAAACGCTCAGGAGACGGCGTGGGTCAGCGCCCTAGCCCTGGCAGTGCAGCAGGCAGCCAGTGAGGAGGGGCCCCGAG GTCCAGTGGGCAGTGCCCTGAGCACCCGCTGGGGGGCGCGCCCTGTCGTGATGGTTGGGGGCGTCCTCACCTCGCTCGGCTTCGTCTTCTCGGCTTTCGCCCACAGCCTGCTGCACCTCTACCTTGGCCTGGGCGTCCTTGCTG GCTCCGGCTGGGCCCTGGTGTTCGCCCCTGCCCTGGGGACCGTCTCCCGTTACTTCTCCCGCCGTCGAGTCTTGGCCGTGGGGCTGGCACTCACGGGCAACGGGGCCTCCTCGCTGCTCCTGGCACCCGCTTTACAGCTCCTCCTTGATAATTTTGGCTGGCGGGGCGCCCTGCTCCTCCTCGGAGCCGTCACCCTCCACCTCATCCCCTGTGGCGCCCTGCTACGACCCCTGGCGCTTCCTGGCGACCCCCTGGTCCTACCACGAAGCCCTCTAGCTGCCCTCGGCCTCGGTCTCTTCAGACGCCGGGCCTTCCTAGTTTTGACACTAGGCACGGCCTTAGTGGGGGTCGGTTACTTCATCCCCTACGTGCACCTGGCTCCTCACGCTTTAGATCGGGGCCTGGGCGGGTATGCGGCGGCGCTGGTGGTGGCGGCGGCTGCGGTGGGGGATATCGGCGCTCGGCTCCTCTGCGGGTGGCTGGCAGACCAGGGTTGGGTGCCCCTCCCGCGGTTGCTGACGATATTCGGGGCTTTGACAGGCCTGGGGCTGCTGGCGGTGGGATTGGTGCCTGTGATGGGGAACGAGGACAGCTGGGGGGGCCCCCTGCTGGCCGCGGCTGGGGTCTACGGCCTGAGCGCCGGAAGTTACGCCCCGTTGATTTTCTGTGTGCTCCCGGAGCTAGTGGGCATCGGAAATGTGGTACAGGCCACTGGTCTGGTGATGATGCTGCTGAGCCTCGGGGGGCTTCTAGGCCCTCCCCTGTCAG gCTTCCTAAGGGATGAGACCGGAGACTTCACCGCCTCCTTCCTCATGTGCGGCTCTTTCGTCCTCTCTGGCAGCTTCGTCTATTTGGGGCTGCCCAAGGCGCTGCCCTCCTGCCGTCAGGCCTCACGTCCAGGCACTCCACCCCCTGAGATGGGGGAGCTGCTCCCGGTCCCTCAGGTTGCCCTGCTCTCCCCGGGAGACCCTCACTCCACTCTGGACACCACTTGTTGA
- the SLC16A11 gene encoding monocarboxylate transporter 11 isoform X2 codes for MTPKPTGPPDGGWGWVVAAAGFAVNGLSYGVLRSLGLAFPDFAEYFDRNAQETAWVSALALAVQQAASPVGSALSTRWGARPVVMVGGVLTSLGFVFSAFAHSLLHLYLGLGVLAGSGWALVFAPALGTVSRYFSRRRVLAVGLALTGNGASSLLLAPALQLLLDNFGWRGALLLLGAVTLHLIPCGALLRPLALPGDPLVLPRSPLAALGLGLFRRRAFLVLTLGTALVGVGYFIPYVHLAPHALDRGLGGYAAALVVAAAAVGDIGARLLCGWLADQGWVPLPRLLTIFGALTGLGLLAVGLVPVMGNEDSWGGPLLAAAGVYGLSAGSYAPLIFCVLPELVGIGNVVQATGLVMMLLSLGGLLGPPLSGFLRDETGDFTASFLMCGSFVLSGSFVYLGLPKALPSCRQASRPGTPPPEMGELLPVPQVALLSPGDPHSTLDTTC; via the exons GCCTCGCCTTCCCTGACTTCGCGGAGTATTTTGACCGAAACGCTCAGGAGACGGCGTGGGTCAGCGCCCTAGCCCTGGCAGTGCAGCAGGCAGCCA GTCCAGTGGGCAGTGCCCTGAGCACCCGCTGGGGGGCGCGCCCTGTCGTGATGGTTGGGGGCGTCCTCACCTCGCTCGGCTTCGTCTTCTCGGCTTTCGCCCACAGCCTGCTGCACCTCTACCTTGGCCTGGGCGTCCTTGCTG GCTCCGGCTGGGCCCTGGTGTTCGCCCCTGCCCTGGGGACCGTCTCCCGTTACTTCTCCCGCCGTCGAGTCTTGGCCGTGGGGCTGGCACTCACGGGCAACGGGGCCTCCTCGCTGCTCCTGGCACCCGCTTTACAGCTCCTCCTTGATAATTTTGGCTGGCGGGGCGCCCTGCTCCTCCTCGGAGCCGTCACCCTCCACCTCATCCCCTGTGGCGCCCTGCTACGACCCCTGGCGCTTCCTGGCGACCCCCTGGTCCTACCACGAAGCCCTCTAGCTGCCCTCGGCCTCGGTCTCTTCAGACGCCGGGCCTTCCTAGTTTTGACACTAGGCACGGCCTTAGTGGGGGTCGGTTACTTCATCCCCTACGTGCACCTGGCTCCTCACGCTTTAGATCGGGGCCTGGGCGGGTATGCGGCGGCGCTGGTGGTGGCGGCGGCTGCGGTGGGGGATATCGGCGCTCGGCTCCTCTGCGGGTGGCTGGCAGACCAGGGTTGGGTGCCCCTCCCGCGGTTGCTGACGATATTCGGGGCTTTGACAGGCCTGGGGCTGCTGGCGGTGGGATTGGTGCCTGTGATGGGGAACGAGGACAGCTGGGGGGGCCCCCTGCTGGCCGCGGCTGGGGTCTACGGCCTGAGCGCCGGAAGTTACGCCCCGTTGATTTTCTGTGTGCTCCCGGAGCTAGTGGGCATCGGAAATGTGGTACAGGCCACTGGTCTGGTGATGATGCTGCTGAGCCTCGGGGGGCTTCTAGGCCCTCCCCTGTCAG gCTTCCTAAGGGATGAGACCGGAGACTTCACCGCCTCCTTCCTCATGTGCGGCTCTTTCGTCCTCTCTGGCAGCTTCGTCTATTTGGGGCTGCCCAAGGCGCTGCCCTCCTGCCGTCAGGCCTCACGTCCAGGCACTCCACCCCCTGAGATGGGGGAGCTGCTCCCGGTCCCTCAGGTTGCCCTGCTCTCCCCGGGAGACCCTCACTCCACTCTGGACACCACTTGTTGA
- the SLC16A13 gene encoding monocarboxylate transporter 13 codes for MAYRAEPPDGGWGWMVVLSAFFQSALVFGVLRSFGVFFVEFVAAFEEPAARVSWIASIGIAVQQFGSPVGSALSTKFGPRPVVMTGGILAALGMLLASFATSLTHLYLSIGLLSGSGWALTFTPTLACLSRYFSRRRSLATGLALTGVGLSSFAFAPLFQWLLNHYAWRGALLLVSALSLHLVACGALLRPLSLAEDPVVGGPGAQITSLLHHGPFLHYTVALTLINTGYFIPYVHLVAHLRDLGWDPLPAAFLLSVAAISDLVGRVASGWLGDAVPGPVARLLMLWTTLTGVILALYPVAEAPTGLVALTVAYGFTSGALTPVAFSVLPELVGTGKIYCGLGLVQMVESIGGLLGAPLSGYLRDVTGNYTASFVVAGAFLLAGSGVLITLPHFFCFSAATSKPQDLVTEALDTKVPLPEEGLGVD; via the exons ATGGCTTATAGGGCCGAGCCCCCCGACGGGGGCTGGGGATGGATGGTGGTGCTCTCAGCGTTCTTCCAGTCGGCGCTGGTGTTCGGGGTGCTCCGTTCCTTCGGCGTCTTCTTTGTGGAATTTGTGGCGGCGTTTGAAGAGCCGGCCGCGCGAGTCTCCTGGATCGCCTCCATAGGAATCGCGGTGCAGCAGTTTGGGA GTCCAGTGGGCAGTGCGCTGAGCACCAAGTTCGGTCCCAGGCCTGTGGTGATGACCGGGGGTATCCTGGCTGCACTGGGGATGCTGCTTGCCTCCTTTGCTACCTCCTTAACCCACCTGTACCTGAGTATTGGGTTGCTCTCAG GATCTGGCTGGGCCTTGACCTTCACTCCAACCCTGGCCTGCCTGTCCCGTTACTTCTCTCGCCGGCGATCCCTGGCCACCGGGCTGGCACTGACGGGCGTGGGCCtctcctcctttgcttttgcCCCACTCTTCCAATGGCTGCTCAACCACTATGCCTGGCGGGGGGCCCTACTGCTGGTGTCGGCCCTCTCCCTTCACTTGGTGGCCTGCGGTGCTCTTCTCCGTCCACTCTCCCTGGCTGAGGACCCTGTTGTGGGTGGCCCTGGGGCCCAGATCACCTCCCTCCTGCATCACGGCCCCTTCCTGCATTACACCGTTGCCCTCACCCTGATCAACACTGGCTACTTCATTCCCTACGTGCACCTGGTGGCCCATCTTCGGGACCTGGGTTGGGACCCACTGCCCGCTGCCTTCCTCCTCTCAGTGGCGGCTATTTCTGACCTCGTGGGGCGTGTGGCTTCTGGGTGGCTAGGCGATGCTGTCCCAGGGCCTGTGGCAAGACTCCTGATGCTCTGGACCACCCTGACTGGGGTGATACTGGCCCTGTACCCTGTGGCTGAGGCGCCTACTGGCTTGGTGGCCCTGACTGTGGCCTATGGCTTCACATCAGGGGCCCTGACCCCAGTGGCCTTCTCCGTGCTGCCTGAACTGGTGGGGACTGGAAAGATATACTGTGGCCTGGGACTGGTACAGATGGTAGAAAGCATCGGGGGGCTACTGGGGGCTCCTCTGTCAG GCTACCTCCGGGATGTGACAGGCAACTACACAGCTTCTTTTGTGGTAGCTGGGGCCTTCCTTCTGGCAGGAAGTGGAGTTCTCATCACTTTGCCCCACTTCTTCTGCTTCTCAGCTGCTACCTCCAAGCCCCAGGATCTTGTAACAGAGGCACTGGATACCAAAGTCCCCCTGCCTGAGGAGGGGCTGGGAGTAGATTGA
- the BCL6B gene encoding B-cell CLL/lymphoma 6 member B protein isoform X2 — MGSTATPEGALGYVREFTRHSSDVLGNLNELRLRGILTDVTLLVGGQPLRAHKAVLIACSGFFYSIFRGRAGVGVDMLSLPGGPEAGGFAPLLDFMYTSRLRLSPATAPAVLAAATYLQMEHVVQACHRFIQASYEPLGISLRPLEAEPPTPPTAPPPGSPRRSEGHPDPPTESRSCSQRPPSPHSPDPKACNWKKYKFIILNSQASQAGSLARESSGQLCSQARLPSGDEASSSSSSEEGPISSPQSRLSPTAATLQFKCEAPVSTPHQLTPQAPETTGSPSGRAHPPPGGEFFSCQNCEAVAGCSSGLDPVASGDEDKPYKCQLCRSAFRYKGNLASHRTVHTGEKPYHCSICGARFNRPANLKTHSRIHSGEKPYKCETCGSRFVQVAHLRAHVLIHTGEKPYPCPTCGTRFRHLQTLKSHVRIHTGEKPYHEPVTS, encoded by the exons ATGGGTTCCACCGCTACCCCGGAGGGAGCGCTGGGCTACGTCCGCGAGTTTACTCGCCACTCCTCCGACGTGCTCGGCAACCTAAATGAGCTGCGCCTGCGCGGGATCCTCACTGACGTCACGCTGCTGGTTGGCGGGCAACCCCTTCGAGCTCACAAGGCAGTTCTTATTGCCTGCAG TGGCTTCTTCTATTCAATTTTCCGAGGCCGTGCAGGAGTGGGGGTAGACATGCTCTCCCTGCCCGGGGGCCCCGAAGCCGGGGGCTTCGCTCCCCTTCTGGACTTCATGTACACTTCGCGCCTACGTCTCTCTCCGGCCACCGCACCAGCAGTCCTCGCGGCCGCCACGTACTTGCAGATGGAGCATGTGGTCCAGGCATGCCACCGCTTCATCCAGGCCAG CTATGAACCTTTGGGCATATCTCTGCGGCCCCTGGAGGCAGAACCCCCCACGCCGCCAACGGCCCCTCCGCCAGGCAGTCCCAGGCGCTCGGAAGGGCACCCTGACCCACCTACTGAGTCTCGCAGCTGCAGTCAAAGGCCCCCCAGTCCACACAGCCCAGACCCCAAGGCCTGCAACTGGAAAAAATACAAGTTCATCATACTGAACTCTCAGGCCTCCCAAGCAGGGAGCCTGGCGAGGGAGAGTTCTGGTCAACTTTGCTCCCAGGCCCGGCTCCCCAGTGGAGATGAGgcttccagcagcagcagcagtgaagaagGACCCATTTCCAGTCCCCAGAGCAG GCTTTCTCCAACTGCTGCCACTCTACAGTTCAAATGTGAGGCTCCAGTCAGTACCCCCCATCAGCTCACACCCCAGGCTCCAGAGACCACTGGGTCACCTTCTGGGAGGGCTCATCCACCACCAG gagGTGAATTTTTCAGCTGCCAGAACTGTGAGGCTGTGGCTGGGTGCTCATCGGGGCTGGACCCCGTGGCTTCTGGGGATGAGGACAAGCCCTACAAGTGTCAGCTCTGCCGGTCTGCCTTCCGCTATAAGGGCAACCTGGCCAGTCACCGCACGGTGCACACAG GGGAAAAGCCCTACCACTGCTCCATCTGCGGAGCCCGCTTTAACCGGCCGGCTAACCTGAAAACGCATAGCCGCATCCATTCGGGAGAGAAGCCCTATAAGTGCGAGACATGCGGCTCGCGCTTTGTACAG GTAGCGCATCTGCGCGCGCACGTGCTGATCCACACCGGGGAGAAGCCCTATCCTTGCCCCACCTGCGGGACTCGCTTCCGCCACCTACAGACCCTCAAGAGTCACGTTCGCATCCATACCGGAGAGAAGCCTTACCAC GAACCAGTGACTTCATGA
- the BCL6B gene encoding B-cell CLL/lymphoma 6 member B protein isoform X3 — protein sequence MGSTATPEGALGYVREFTRHSSDVLGNLNELRLRGILTDVTLLVGGQPLRAHKAVLIACSGFFYSIFRGRAGVGVDMLSLPGGPEAGGFAPLLDFMYTSRLRLSPATAPAVLAAATYLQMEHVVQACHRFIQASYEPLGISLRPLEAEPPTPPTAPPPGSPRRSEGHPDPPTESRSCSQRPPSPHSPDPKACNWKKYKFIILNSQASQAGSLARESSGQLCSQARLPSGDEASSSSSSEEGPISSPQSRLSPTAATLQFKCEAPVSTPHQLTPQAPETTGSPSGRAHPPPGEKPYHCSICGARFNRPANLKTHSRIHSGEKPYKCETCGSRFVQVAHLRAHVLIHTGEKPYPCPTCGTRFRHLQTLKSHVRIHTGEKPYHCDPCGLHFRHKSQLRLHLRQKHGAATNTKVHYHILGGS from the exons ATGGGTTCCACCGCTACCCCGGAGGGAGCGCTGGGCTACGTCCGCGAGTTTACTCGCCACTCCTCCGACGTGCTCGGCAACCTAAATGAGCTGCGCCTGCGCGGGATCCTCACTGACGTCACGCTGCTGGTTGGCGGGCAACCCCTTCGAGCTCACAAGGCAGTTCTTATTGCCTGCAG TGGCTTCTTCTATTCAATTTTCCGAGGCCGTGCAGGAGTGGGGGTAGACATGCTCTCCCTGCCCGGGGGCCCCGAAGCCGGGGGCTTCGCTCCCCTTCTGGACTTCATGTACACTTCGCGCCTACGTCTCTCTCCGGCCACCGCACCAGCAGTCCTCGCGGCCGCCACGTACTTGCAGATGGAGCATGTGGTCCAGGCATGCCACCGCTTCATCCAGGCCAG CTATGAACCTTTGGGCATATCTCTGCGGCCCCTGGAGGCAGAACCCCCCACGCCGCCAACGGCCCCTCCGCCAGGCAGTCCCAGGCGCTCGGAAGGGCACCCTGACCCACCTACTGAGTCTCGCAGCTGCAGTCAAAGGCCCCCCAGTCCACACAGCCCAGACCCCAAGGCCTGCAACTGGAAAAAATACAAGTTCATCATACTGAACTCTCAGGCCTCCCAAGCAGGGAGCCTGGCGAGGGAGAGTTCTGGTCAACTTTGCTCCCAGGCCCGGCTCCCCAGTGGAGATGAGgcttccagcagcagcagcagtgaagaagGACCCATTTCCAGTCCCCAGAGCAG GCTTTCTCCAACTGCTGCCACTCTACAGTTCAAATGTGAGGCTCCAGTCAGTACCCCCCATCAGCTCACACCCCAGGCTCCAGAGACCACTGGGTCACCTTCTGGGAGGGCTCATCCACCACCAG GGGAAAAGCCCTACCACTGCTCCATCTGCGGAGCCCGCTTTAACCGGCCGGCTAACCTGAAAACGCATAGCCGCATCCATTCGGGAGAGAAGCCCTATAAGTGCGAGACATGCGGCTCGCGCTTTGTACAG GTAGCGCATCTGCGCGCGCACGTGCTGATCCACACCGGGGAGAAGCCCTATCCTTGCCCCACCTGCGGGACTCGCTTCCGCCACCTACAGACCCTCAAGAGTCACGTTCGCATCCATACCGGAGAGAAGCCTTACCAC TGCGACCCCTGCGGTCTGCATTTCCGGCACAAGAGTCAACTTCGGCTACATCTGCGCCAGAAACACGGAGCTGCTACCAACACCAAAGTGCACTACCACATTCTAGGGGGGTCCTAG
- the BCL6B gene encoding B-cell CLL/lymphoma 6 member B protein isoform X1, whose translation MGSTATPEGALGYVREFTRHSSDVLGNLNELRLRGILTDVTLLVGGQPLRAHKAVLIACSGFFYSIFRGRAGVGVDMLSLPGGPEAGGFAPLLDFMYTSRLRLSPATAPAVLAAATYLQMEHVVQACHRFIQASYEPLGISLRPLEAEPPTPPTAPPPGSPRRSEGHPDPPTESRSCSQRPPSPHSPDPKACNWKKYKFIILNSQASQAGSLARESSGQLCSQARLPSGDEASSSSSSEEGPISSPQSRLSPTAATLQFKCEAPVSTPHQLTPQAPETTGSPSGRAHPPPGGEFFSCQNCEAVAGCSSGLDPVASGDEDKPYKCQLCRSAFRYKGNLASHRTVHTGEKPYHCSICGARFNRPANLKTHSRIHSGEKPYKCETCGSRFVQVAHLRAHVLIHTGEKPYPCPTCGTRFRHLQTLKSHVRIHTGEKPYHCDPCGLHFRHKSQLRLHLRQKHGAATNTKVHYHILGGS comes from the exons ATGGGTTCCACCGCTACCCCGGAGGGAGCGCTGGGCTACGTCCGCGAGTTTACTCGCCACTCCTCCGACGTGCTCGGCAACCTAAATGAGCTGCGCCTGCGCGGGATCCTCACTGACGTCACGCTGCTGGTTGGCGGGCAACCCCTTCGAGCTCACAAGGCAGTTCTTATTGCCTGCAG TGGCTTCTTCTATTCAATTTTCCGAGGCCGTGCAGGAGTGGGGGTAGACATGCTCTCCCTGCCCGGGGGCCCCGAAGCCGGGGGCTTCGCTCCCCTTCTGGACTTCATGTACACTTCGCGCCTACGTCTCTCTCCGGCCACCGCACCAGCAGTCCTCGCGGCCGCCACGTACTTGCAGATGGAGCATGTGGTCCAGGCATGCCACCGCTTCATCCAGGCCAG CTATGAACCTTTGGGCATATCTCTGCGGCCCCTGGAGGCAGAACCCCCCACGCCGCCAACGGCCCCTCCGCCAGGCAGTCCCAGGCGCTCGGAAGGGCACCCTGACCCACCTACTGAGTCTCGCAGCTGCAGTCAAAGGCCCCCCAGTCCACACAGCCCAGACCCCAAGGCCTGCAACTGGAAAAAATACAAGTTCATCATACTGAACTCTCAGGCCTCCCAAGCAGGGAGCCTGGCGAGGGAGAGTTCTGGTCAACTTTGCTCCCAGGCCCGGCTCCCCAGTGGAGATGAGgcttccagcagcagcagcagtgaagaagGACCCATTTCCAGTCCCCAGAGCAG GCTTTCTCCAACTGCTGCCACTCTACAGTTCAAATGTGAGGCTCCAGTCAGTACCCCCCATCAGCTCACACCCCAGGCTCCAGAGACCACTGGGTCACCTTCTGGGAGGGCTCATCCACCACCAG gagGTGAATTTTTCAGCTGCCAGAACTGTGAGGCTGTGGCTGGGTGCTCATCGGGGCTGGACCCCGTGGCTTCTGGGGATGAGGACAAGCCCTACAAGTGTCAGCTCTGCCGGTCTGCCTTCCGCTATAAGGGCAACCTGGCCAGTCACCGCACGGTGCACACAG GGGAAAAGCCCTACCACTGCTCCATCTGCGGAGCCCGCTTTAACCGGCCGGCTAACCTGAAAACGCATAGCCGCATCCATTCGGGAGAGAAGCCCTATAAGTGCGAGACATGCGGCTCGCGCTTTGTACAG GTAGCGCATCTGCGCGCGCACGTGCTGATCCACACCGGGGAGAAGCCCTATCCTTGCCCCACCTGCGGGACTCGCTTCCGCCACCTACAGACCCTCAAGAGTCACGTTCGCATCCATACCGGAGAGAAGCCTTACCAC TGCGACCCCTGCGGTCTGCATTTCCGGCACAAGAGTCAACTTCGGCTACATCTGCGCCAGAAACACGGAGCTGCTACCAACACCAAAGTGCACTACCACATTCTAGGGGGGTCCTAG